A part of Neoarius graeffei isolate fNeoGra1 chromosome 22, fNeoGra1.pri, whole genome shotgun sequence genomic DNA contains:
- the trib1 gene encoding tribbles homolog 1 gives MLVRRSGPVACARAPRRRHKRVDSDETAAKSPRLNECVGGDTALFLAASPVSPRNGSAVSVCAAPGPSRIGQFLLLPSVDPTAAHSAWDMDTGEELVCKVFDMGQYQEKIRAYSVLPRHRNIAQIKDIILGERKAYVFQEKDYCDMHTFVKSCKRLPEEQASKLFYQIASAVAHCHQNGIVLGDLKLRKFVFADEKRTHLKLGGLEDCRILTGEDDSVSDTHGCPAYVSPEILSGGGSYSGKRADAWSLGVMLYTMLAGRYPFHDSDPATLFSKIRRGAYGLPEGLSARARCLVRSLLRREPSERLSATDVLLHPWFRGGTEHDVDEQEVGLAEQRVPQVHVELNEQNFFC, from the exons ATGCTGGTGCGCCGTAGCGGCCCGGTGGCGTGCGCTCGCGCTCCAAGGCGCAGACACAAGCGCGTGGACAGCGACGAGACCGCGGCCAAGAGCCCGAGACTGAACGAGTGTGTCGGAGGAGACACGGCGCTTTTCCTGGCCGCCTCTCCGGTGTCTCCGCGCAACGGGAGCGCAGTGTCGGTGTGCGCAGCCCCGGGCCCGTCCCGCATCGGCCAGTTCCTGCTGCTGCCCTCCGTCGACCCGACCGCCGCACACAGCGCGTGGGACATGGACACCGGTGAGGAGCTCGTGTGCAAG GTGTTTGACATGGGCCAGTACCAAGAGAAGATCAGGGCTTACAGCGTGCTGCCAAGACACAGGAATATCGCCCAGATCAAAGACATTATCCTCGGGGAACGCAAGGCCTATGTGTTCCAAGAGAAGGACTACTGCGACATGCACACTTTCGTGAAGAGCTGCAAGCGTCTGCCTGAAGAGCAAGCCTCGAAGCTTTTTTATCAGATAGCCTCTGCAGTGGCTCACTGCCACCAGAACGGCATCGTGCTGGGGGACCTGAAGCTTCGCAAGTTCGTGTTTGCAGACGAGAAGAG GACTCATTTAAAGCTCGGAGGCCTGGAGGACTGTCGGATCCTGACCGGTGAGGACGATTCAGTTTCGGATACGCATGGCTGTCCAGCTTACGTCAGTCCAGAAATTCTGAGTGGTGGAGGCAGCTACTCAGGGAAGCGAGCGGATGCCTGGAGCCTAGGCGTCATGCTCTACACAATGCTGGCAGGCCGCTATCCATTCCATGACTCAGACCCAGCCACGCTCTTCTCCAAGATACGGCGTGGTGCCTACGGCCTGCCTGAGGGCCTCTCAGCACGGGCACGCTGCCTTGTGCGAAGCCTCCTACGCAGGGAGCCCAGTGAGAGGCTGAGCGCCACCGACGTGCTCCTCCACCCATGGTTCCGTGGTGGCACCGAACACGACGTCGACGAACAAGAAGTCGGCTTGGCTGAGCAGAGAGTGCCTCAGGTGCACGTGGAGTTGAACGAGCAAAATTTCTTTTGCTGA